Part of the bacterium genome, GGCTGAGTCTTCCTGGTCCCCGAGCAGTCCTTGCGCGGCGGTCGTTCCGGCAGCGGTGGGCGGCCCCTTGAGGATGGTCTCGAACACGACGCCGATTGCCGCTCCCACAAGCGGCGCGACCAGATATATCCAGGTTGTGGACAGGTTTCCTCGCACCAGGTCCGGGGCGAACGACCTCGCCGGGTTCATCGAAGCGCCGCAGACCGGTGCGGCCAGAACGCCGGCAAGGGCGACATAGCCGCCGACCGCGATAGCGCCGTTGGTGCCGATGTTCCGCGCGCCGGATGCAGTTCCAAGGATGACGTTGACGAGCCCGGCGGTTAGCAGCGCCTCGATTGCGAAGGCCCTTGCCGTCCCGATGCCGGCACACGGCATGGTCGCGCCCAGATTACCGGCGGGGCCAAACAGGGCTCGGAGCAGGAGCGACGCGGCGATACCACCCGCCAACTGGGCGAGCACGTAGCCGGGCACGCGCCGCCACGGGAAGTTGCGCCGCAGCGCGAACGCGACAGTCACGGCCGGGTTCAGGTGCGCGCCGCTCACCGCGCCCATCGTGTAGATTATCGCCACGACCATCAAACCCGGCGCTATCGCCAGCACGGCCGGACTCACGCTGCTGCTCGTTCTGGCAGCAATCACGGTGCCGCCGGTGGCGGCCAGCACGAGCAGGCATGTGCCCCAGGTTTCAGCGAAGATGCGGCGCCATTCCAGCGCAGGGTTGAGGAAATTCGGAACTGACGACTTCGCCACCATCCGCTGCTGCTCAGTGGTACTGGGCGTCTCGTCGTGGTCGGGTCTCAGGCTGCGCCCGCTCTGTCGTTCAGTCACAAGGGGATTCTAGGCTTCGCGGACGATGGTGTCAAACTGCTGTCGGCTCTGCCAATCTGCAATCGTCAATCTAGAATCTGCCATGAGTTGGGTGGGCGGGCGGCGTTCTCTAAGATGTCCTAAATCTCCCCGGAATAGGTTGCCT contains:
- a CDS encoding aquaporin gives rise to the protein MTERQSGRSLRPDHDETPSTTEQQRMVAKSSVPNFLNPALEWRRIFAETWGTCLLVLAATGGTVIAARTSSSVSPAVLAIAPGLMVVAIIYTMGAVSGAHLNPAVTVAFALRRNFPWRRVPGYVLAQLAGGIAASLLLRALFGPAGNLGATMPCAGIGTARAFAIEALLTAGLVNVILGTASGARNIGTNGAIAVGGYVALAGVLAAPVCGASMNPARSFAPDLVRGNLSTTWIYLVAPLVGAAIGVVFETILKGPPTAAGTTAAQGLLGDQEDSAGDS